A window of the Henckelia pumila isolate YLH828 chromosome 3, ASM3356847v2, whole genome shotgun sequence genome harbors these coding sequences:
- the LOC140893343 gene encoding WUSCHEL-related homeobox 11-like — MVNPPKDETVRIRKMLEKFGSVGDANVFYWFQNRRSRSRRRQRQIQASLTAVELQQAPAHGGGGGGGIQFDQINAAGFMPAGSFSFSANTISSSCTLMVGSGSSSSSGMGENACITPHNSHDFYSFSGLQELDHNSIFCHSHANSHLHYQPAGVITVFINGVATELARGPLDIKAMFGADFVLFHSSGVPVQVNEYGFLVQSLQHGESYFLVPRHS; from the exons ATGGTGAATCCACCCAAGGACGAGACGGTGAGAATCCGGAAGATGCTCGAGAAATTCGGGTCGGTGGGAGACGCCAATGTCTTCTACTGGTTCCAGAACCGACGCTCGCGGTCGAGGCGTAGGCAGAGGCAAATCCAGGCGAGCCTCACCGccgtggagctgcagcaggccCCGGCtcacggcggcggcggcggcggaggaATTCAGTTCGATCAGATTAATGCTGCTGGTTTCATGCCTGCGGGTTCCTTTTCTTTCTCTGCCAACACGATCAGCAGCTCATGTACTTTAATGGTGGGCTCGGGCTCTTCTTCCTCTTCTGGGATGGGTGAAAACGCTTGTATTACTCCTCATAATTCTCATGATTTCTACTCGTTTTCGGGCCTCCAAGAACTGGACCATAACTCCATCTTCTGTCACTCTCATGCTAATTCCCATTTGCATTACCAGCCTGCAG GAGTAATTACAGTGTTCATAAATGGAGTGGCAACAGAGTTGGCGAGGGGCCCTCTGGATATTAAGGCCATGTTTGGTGCAGATTTTGTGTTATTTCATTCTTCAGGAGTGCCAGTTCAAGTCAATGAGTATGGATTTCTGGTGCAGAGCTTACAGCATGGTGAAAGCTATTTTCTG GTTCCCAGACATTCATGA
- the LOC140888470 gene encoding protein PHYTOCHROME KINASE SUBSTRATE 4-like → MKSSTLPRKLEAKFSMFTIKETPPRCYTNSLALNNSTFQDVSFTSYLMKTKPIEQISQNESRMISIDETELSIFDARRYFSGSNDPKDQVEKVEQQKVLQDHTCNDFVTYNDQRVVIPPPSPVSSVDGYGGSFPGARSSSATASVSEASWNSRTGLLMMANAAKGSVSLKNISSTTFPSNDHRKIKRTFAAKKWLLDRKSNCCIGKKAVRVKEVELESENTMPDSIKTGKNIVNDDEDNNSPSHSHLQELNNLESTQETLKQRVSAKGRPFIDELRLLSFPVNVNSNSIRVKDKNKGRKSNATPLEDSPRKSLEVFRALLDLSSVLGPKNVVRDRALFDPRSPVVGVTNVDDDMWSDASSDLFEIESLSAPTSSNSMYCRRDYSVLEENPNARRFTISAHGVNVTRKVEFDMKSLDESRAASERTYLPAPSEVSIDWSVATAEGLDKASVTTNISAASASEIGRADILGPRPQKQEEVGGGHGGWRKGNGLLLMGCREDKAVSVGPQPVFKRVALGQRI, encoded by the coding sequence ATGAAATCGTCAACTTTACCAAGAAAACTTGAAGCAAAATTCAGTATGTTCACCATTAAGGAAACGCCCCCTCGTTGTTACACTAATTCCTTGGCACTAAATAACTCTACCTTCCAAGATGTATCTTTCACCTCGTACCTAATGAAAACCAAACCTATCGAACAAATTTCACAAAACGAGAGCCGAATGATCTCCATTGATGAAACCGAGCTAAGCATTTTCGATGCACGCAGGTATTTCAGTGGAAGCAACGATCCGAAAGATCAGGTCGAAAAAGTCGAACAACAGAAAGTACTTCAGGATCATACGTGTAACGATTTTGTTACTTATAACGATCAAAGAGTAGTAATACCGCCGCCGTCGCCGGTTTCTTCTGTCGATGGATATGGCGGGAGTTTCCCAGGGGCGAGATCTTCCAGCGCTACAGCATCGGTATCGGAGGCGAGTTGGAATAGTCGAACCGGGTTATTGATGATGGCGAATGCCGCCAAAGGATCTGTTTCTTTGAAGAATATCAGTAGTACTACTTTTCCTTCAAATGATCATCGCaagatcaaaaggacttttGCTGCCAAGAAATGGCTTTTGGACAGAAAGAGTAACTGTTGTATTGGCAAGAAAGCTGTCCGGGTTAAGGAGGTCGAGTTGGAGTCCGAAAACACCATGCCGGATTCGATCAAAACCGGCAAGAATATTGTCAATGATGATGAAGACAATAATTCGCCTTCTCATTCTCACTTGCAAGAATTAAACAACCTCGAGTCCACTCAAGAAACACTCAAACAGCGTGTATCGGCCAAAGGAAGGCCTTTTATCGACGAATTGCGGCTATTATCGTTCCCTGTTAATGTAAACTCCAATTCCATCCGGGTTAAGGACAAGAATAAGGGTAGAAAATCGAATGCTACCCCTCTTGAAGATTCACCCCGCAAGTCTTTGGAAGTTTTCCGTGCACTTCTTGATCTGTCATCGGTCCTAGGACCGAAAAACGTCGTCCGGGATCGAGCCCTTTTCGATCCAAGAAGTCCGGTCGTGGGTGTAACGAACGTAGACGATGATATGTGGAGCGATGCAAGCTCGGACCTATTCGAGATCGAAAGCTTGTCAGCTCCAACTTCGAGTAATTCCATGTACTGCAGAAGGGATTATTCAGTATTAGAGGAAAATCCAAACGCGAGAAGATTTACGATATCGGCGCATGGTGTTAATGTCACTCGCAAGGTTGAATTCGACATGAAGAGCCTGGACGAGTCGCGTGCGGCCTCCGAGCGCACTTACCTGCCGGCGCCGAGCGAAGTTAGCATCGACTGGAGCGTGGCCACGGCCGAGGGTCTGGACAAGGCCAGCGTCACAACCAATATCTCAGCCGCCTCGGCCTCAGAAATCGGCAGGGCCGATATCTTGGGGCCGCGGCCGCAGAAACAGGAGGAGGTGGGTGGCGGCCACGGCGGGTGGCGGAAGGGAAATGGGCTGCTTCTGATGGGCTGCAGGGAAGATAAGGCGGTGAGCGTGGGGCCGCAGCCGGTGTTTAAACGTGTGGCGCTAGGCCAGCGGATTTAG
- the LOC140888469 gene encoding vacuolar lysine transporter YPQ1-like, giving the protein MGLLKSESVICPIDQKCSQWARKFMGYCICSTRDEFSLAVGLISVMSWCVAEVPQIVTNHSKKSADGLSFAFLLTWIIGDLFNLFGCVLEPATLPTQYYMAVLYMATTLTLTTQAVYYGHIYPRLKSNKRRHEDSQEMDEEKKSEYDFGVTAEEVNNVEKHKFAPSSPIPLPNRSRSSSSIEDERYLMSARSLSVSHIPIAGSFPAQRTPTSDVEQQGLKEPLLGEVKPMPSVSSPKPKTLFCVVFLVTFFLGSFNLKLSGIHHNDMKLKNPTGGLVFHVRRQLLKAKEIRVLTQGTVAAENSGIGSYLGWGMAVVYLGGRLPQICLNIRRRTAEGLNPLMFVFAVVGNATYVASILVKSLDWSKIRPNLPWLVDAGGCMLLDTFVSF; this is encoded by the exons ATGGGGCTATTGAAGAGCGAATCCGTGATTTGCCCCATTGATCAGAAGTGTTCCCAATGGGCAAGAAAGTTTATGGGTTATTGTATTTGCAGCACAAGAGATGAGTTTTCGTTGGCAGTGGGTTTGATTAGTGTGATGAGTTGGTGTGTGGCAGAAGTACCTCAGATCGTCACCAACCACTCCAAGAAATCTGCAGATGGACTCTCTTTTGCGTTTCTTTTGACATGGATAATTGG AGATTTATTCAACCTTTTTGGCTGCGTCCTAGAACCAGCAACT CTTCCAACACAATATTATATGGCTGTG TTATATATGGCGACTACCTTGACGCTTACCACGCAAGCGGTATACTATGGGCATATTTACCCACGCTTAAAATCCAACAAAAGGAGGCATGAG GATTCACAAGAAATggatgaagaaaaaaaaagcgAGTACGACTTTGGTGTGACTGCTGAAGAAGTCAACAATGTAGAGAAGCATAAATTTGCTCCAAGCTCTCCCATTCCCCTTCCAAACAGATCTCGAAGTAGTAGTTCCATTGAAGACGAACGGTATCTTAT GTCAGCAAGATCTCTTTCAGTCAGTCATATACCTATAGCAGGATCCTTCCCAGCTCAGAGAACTCCGACTTCAGACGTTGAACAGCAAGGGCTCAAAGAGCCATTGCTCGGTGAAGTTAAGCCAATGCCATCCGTGTCTTCTCCAAAACCCAAGACCTTGTTCTGTGTG GTTTTCTTGGTGACATTCTTCCTTGGAAGTTTCAACCTGAAGCTATCAGGAATCCATCACAATGATATGAAATTAAAGAACCCAACTGGAGGATTGGTTTTTCATGTTAGAAGGCAGCTTTTAAAAGCAAAG GAAATTAGAGTTTTAACACAGGGAACTGTGGCTGCAGAGAACAGTGGAATAGGATCATATCTTGGCTGGGGAATGGCAGTTGTTTACCTTGGTGGACGTCTTCCTCAAATTTGCTTAAAT ATCAGAAGGAGAACTGCTGAG GGGCTTAACCCGCTAATGTTCGTCTTTGCTGTGGTTGGCAATGCTACATATGTGGCAAG CATTCTTGTTAAAAGCTTGGACTGGTCGAAAATAAGACCAAACCTGCCATGGCTGGTGGATGCCGGAGGATGCATGCTTCTTGATACTTTTGTATCCTTTTAA